The following coding sequences are from one Stigmatopora nigra isolate UIUO_SnigA chromosome 12, RoL_Snig_1.1, whole genome shotgun sequence window:
- the znhit2 gene encoding zinc finger HIT domain-containing protein 2, with amino-acid sequence MNPIIRRTLLPPSVRSLLTNIGPKDECENKDDASSVCRDGILLPGRGASSVQEEFITESDKNNPKVCMLCNCQPACYTCPRCNLHYCGVVCYRSPDHSLCSEEFYKESVLGELKNMGESDLEGRKKMQDILLGLRQKARVTNGGMKSVLTEMGIAEEKSVEAMELLSRLAELQESEGDNVDEIEDIMRMLEDLGGQEADEEPLESVAQHMSELDLDKLSEEELWALLDSREKEKFTALLKGGALNVLIPVWKPWWEDHDKEERTLVEVMENEVQNPDQKVKDTQSRNTKGNLSISAVPVISAKIPKLSSLCPNPSPLVCYSIINTLYCYTFTLQLFNGDADTLLFEFCDMMITLSEALSSCKVFNSVQEAICSGETLILEGGYLSKQESRATDLAVEAAAHILMGRDKDNATGYSVSALSQIRLALSRARTALSKEGEEGTKRQKYFQALKKCEFFQAWTLDQAHRCSELALELWNEHSRREGERKSVEETKRLVEEQLKKGKGRNSMLIQEIN; translated from the coding sequence ATGAATCCAATTATTAGAAGGACACTACTACCTCCGTCCGTGAGGAGTCTTTTGACAAACATCGGTCCCAAGGATGAGTGTGAAAATAAAGATGATGCCTCGTCAGTGTGCAGGGATGGAATACTGCTACCTGGGAGAGGGGCTTCTTCAGTACAAGAGGAATTCATCACAGAATCTGACAAGAACAACCCAAAAGTTTGTATGCTTTGCAACTGCCAACCAGCATGCTACACTTGCCCGCGGTGCAACTTGCATTACTGCGGCGTTGTTTGCTACCGCAGCCCGGATCACTCCTTGTGCTCAGAGGAGTTCTACAAAGAGTCTGTCCTTGGGGAGCTGAAGAACATGGGGGAATCTGACCTAGAgggcaggaaaaaaatgcaggacATTCTTCTCGGGCTAAGACAAAAGGCGCGGGTGACAAATGGTGGAATGAAAAGTGTATTAACAGAAATGGGGATAGCTGAAGAGAAGTCGGTGGAGGCAATGGAGCTCCTGTCCAGATTGGCTGAACTTCAGGAGTCGGAAGGAGATAACGTGGATGAGATCGAGGACATAATGAGAATGCTAGAAGATCTCGGTGGCCAGGAAGCAGATGAGGAGCCTTTAGAAAGTGTGGCCCAACACATGTCCGAGCTCGACCTTGACAAATTGTCAGAAGAGGAGCTGTGGGCACTCCTTGACAGCCGGGAGAAGGAGAAGTTCACTGCTCTATTGAAAGGCGGCGCACTTAATGTTTTGATCCCTGTGTGGAAGCCGTGGTGGGAGGACCACGACAAGGAAGAGAGAACGCTAGTAGAGGTGATGGAGAACGAGGTCCAGAATCCAGACCAAAAAGTCAAAGACACTCAAAGCAGGAATACAAAAGGCAACTTGAGCATCTCTGCTGTGCCTGTCATTTCTGCTAAAATCCCCAAACTTAGCTCTTTGTGTCCAAATCCGTCTCCTTTGGTCTGCTACAGCATAATCAACACTCTATATTGCTATACTTTTACGTTGCAGCTTTTCAACGGTGACGCTGATACGCTCCTGTTTGAGTTCTGTGACATGATGATCACATTGTCTGAGGCCCTGAGCTCCTGCAAGGTTTTCAATTCTGTTCAAGAGGCCATTTGCAGTGGAGAGACACTCATCTTAGAAGGAGGATATCTCAGCAAACAAGAATCACGTGCCACAGACTTGGCAGTGGAAGCTGCTGCTCACATTCTGATGGGTAGAGACAAGGACAACGCTACAGGATATAGCGTGTCTGCCTTGAGTCAGATCCGTTTGGCTCTCTCCCGAGCTAGAACTGCGCTCTCAAAAGAGGGTGAAGAAGGCACTAAGAGGCAAAAATACTTTCAGGCCTTGAAAAAGTGTGAATTCTTTCAAGCCTGGACACTGGATCAGGCGCATCGCTGTAGCGAGTTGGCTTTGGAGCTGTGGAACGAGCACAGTCGTCGAGAGGGCGAAAGGAAAAGTGTGGAGGAAACCAAGAGACTAGTTGAGGAAcaattaaaaaagggaaaagggaGAAATAGTATGTTAATCCAAGAAATTAATTAA